TAGCACCACTATTACGTAACGTGTTTAAGAGAAGAATAGCACCAAATACAATCCATAGAATAGAGATGGCAATGATGATACCTTCAATAGAGGCAGCGAAAATTCGGATACTAGGTATTTGCCAAACCCAAAAGGCTAGTAAACCAGTTAAGATAAAACTAATTGGCATTGCTACATGAGCTGGTAAACGTAAAACAACAAGAAATAAGAAAACAGCAAGTATTGGTGTCGCGGCAGTTAGTACTTCCATCACGTTCATAAAAATCACCCATTTATGTTTGAATTATATCTTTATTATAAATGATTATGTGAAGGAGTGAGCAAAATGTATGTGTATAAATTTTAACATTTCATATAAGAACACTGCCAATATTTTCTGAAACTTATTTCTATAAACGTAGAATTACTATATATTAGTTAATAGAGGAGGGGGTGGTATAACATGGAAGTTTATGTAGCGAGACAACCTATTCTAAATACGAACCAAGAGGTAATGGCATACGAGCTTTTATACCGTGGAGGAAAAGAACAAAATTCTTACTCCTTTACTGATGGGGATTTTGCTACATCTGAAGTCGTTACGAATAGTTTCTATAATATGGGGGTAGAGCGAATATCAGAAGGAAAGAGTTGTTTTGTCAACTTCACGGCTAATTTATTAAAGAGTCAATTCCCGTTTTGTTTTCCACCAGAAACATTGGTTATTGAAATACTTGAAAATATAGAGATTACAGATGAACTTGTAGTGTCATGTAAGGCACTAAAAGAAAAAGGATATCGCATTGCGCTAGATGATTATGTTCTTTATGAAGATAATCCTTATACATATGAACTATTAAAATACACAGATATTGTGAAGATTGATGTTCTTCAACATTCACGGCAGCAAGAAGTGTACCTTTTCGATCAACTAAAGCACTTTAACTTAACTTGGTTAGCGGAAAAAGTTGAAACATATGAGCAGTTTCAAACATGTAAAGCATTAGGCTATGAGCTATTCCAAGGATATTTTTTCAGCAAACCTCATATTGTTACCGCACACGATGTACCGATGTATCCGTTTCAGCATTATCAATTAATTGAAGAACTTTCCAAGCAAGAGCCTGAAGTACATAAAATTGCCGAAAAAATTGAAATGGATGTCTCGTTATCATATAAATTTTTACGTTTAATTAATACCGTGGCTTATCGAAGACTAGAACCAGTTAAGTCTATCCAGCAGGCTATTGTGTTATTAGGTTTTACGGAAATTAAGAAGTGGGCGTATGTGATTGCAATGAAGGATATAAAGTCATCGAACGCTGATGTATCCTCAGAAGTCATGAAAATCAGTTTAACGCGAGCGAAATTTAGTGAGAATGTGGCGTTGGAGATGGGGGAGAAGAAAGAGGCTTCTAGCTATTTCTTAACAGGGATGCTATCTCTAATTGACGCTGTCATGCAACAACCTATTGCGACGGTCGTAAACGATTTACCTCTTCATGATGATATTAAAGGAGCCTTATTAGGAGAGCGTAATGCATATAGACTTGTGCTGGACTTATGTCACCTTATTGAGAATGCTCAATGGGAGGAAATTGAACGTACTGCTATAAACCTAGGTTTATCCATGGAGAAGCTTTTTGATCACTATCATTCTAGTATGTTGTGGTGCCAGACAATGATGGCCACCTATGATAAGCAGAGAACGACTGACTAATGTAGTTTTGCTAGCGAGGTGAGCACAAAATCTTGCTTCTTTTGTTCTGAGTAAAGAAAGTATACCTTTTGGCGCTTCCATGTCTAGCTCTAGCGCCTACCCTCTCGGGGTCTTAAGCAAATCCTCTCTGTGGCAAAAATCGCCACGACGAGGTTTTGCTTAAGCCTGTCGCGGGTGAACGAGGCGCATGTGCTTTTCTTTATTTCAACAATCCATGACAAAAAAGCCACAAATCTGTTGGTGTTTACATCTATATGTCTAAATGTGTCGTTAATTCATAAATCGAACAGGTTCTAGATTATGATATAATTCAACATGAAATCTCTTTTAAAGAGAGAAAATTTGATGAAAAATGAAAACCCTTTAATGTGTATGAAGACAGTGGAGTTCTAAATAATCTAAATAAATATTTGTATTAAACAACTGGGGAGAGTGGTTAAATGACTTGGCAGAAAACATATGAACATTGGAAACACTTCGACGGTTTGGATGCCCAATTAAAGACGGAATTAGTTGAGATGGAGCAGCAGCCAGACGTTCTTGAGGAAGCTTTCTACAAGGATTTGACCTTTGGTACAGGTGGAATGAGAGGCGTCTTAGGACCTGGCACAAATCGAATGAACAAATACACAGTGCGAAAGGCTGTTAAAGGTTTAGCTATGTATTTGCTCGAGAACGTAGAAGATGCCAAAGAGAAGGGAGTAGCTGTGGCTTATGATTCACGTTATATGTCAGCAGAATTCGCATTAGAAACCGCTAAAGTACTCGGTGCGAATGGCATACGTACGTATATTTATGAATCATTACGTCCTACTCCGTATCTTTCTTTTGCGGTAAGACATTTAGGTGCTGCTGCTGGATCAATGATTACAGCTAGCCATAACCCTCCAGAATATAATGGATTTAAAGTATATAATGCTGATGGTGGACAAACTCCACCAGAACAAGCAGACGAAATCATTGCTCACGTAAATAGTATTGAGAATGAATTAGAAATAGATGTGCTTGATC
Above is a genomic segment from Pontibacillus yanchengensis containing:
- a CDS encoding EAL and HDOD domain-containing protein, which gives rise to MEVYVARQPILNTNQEVMAYELLYRGGKEQNSYSFTDGDFATSEVVTNSFYNMGVERISEGKSCFVNFTANLLKSQFPFCFPPETLVIEILENIEITDELVVSCKALKEKGYRIALDDYVLYEDNPYTYELLKYTDIVKIDVLQHSRQQEVYLFDQLKHFNLTWLAEKVETYEQFQTCKALGYELFQGYFFSKPHIVTAHDVPMYPFQHYQLIEELSKQEPEVHKIAEKIEMDVSLSYKFLRLINTVAYRRLEPVKSIQQAIVLLGFTEIKKWAYVIAMKDIKSSNADVSSEVMKISLTRAKFSENVALEMGEKKEASSYFLTGMLSLIDAVMQQPIATVVNDLPLHDDIKGALLGERNAYRLVLDLCHLIENAQWEEIERTAINLGLSMEKLFDHYHSSMLWCQTMMATYDKQRTTD